Proteins from a genomic interval of Spiroplasma endosymbiont of Lonchoptera lutea:
- a CDS encoding AAA family ATPase: MVFLKRLEAYGFKSFAKPTKIVFEHGIIGVVGPNGSGKSNINDAIRWVLGEQSIKSLRGDNIQDIIFQGSSEYPQLNMAEVKLIFNNKKRIFPIDFDEVEITRRVYRDNNENEYSINKSRSRLKDVQELVLGTGLSKGSLAIINQGNVANFSQVKPEERRLLFEEAANVSKYKKRKLESVRKLEKTEENLVRINDIIIEMERNINYLRRQAKKAQEYVTKKEQLTTIEVAILVKDITSQYEGLRDLQLEIKRYTSQTEDLSVQITNYDNKINLLQENIFTIDNKMQQFGQQLDEHLNQLELLQNEKISQQNEKQVNSNNQVQDLEQDANNINQEILQQTKLITEQQNMIDDFQKQRILLNEDLEVAVKKYNLLNKEIYELKSKQDYLVDLQSNNTYYYQGVKTILNNRLHLTGIIDTIDRLINVPSIYQLAIQEALSSSMQHIVVEKDSDAIRAIQFLKANEGGIATFLPLNSLRIQMINNEDLSLLKTQKGFIGIAYELLTTNVKFEPVMRFLLGRIIIVESLAQANEIAHLTYRKYHIITLQGDVIRPGGSISGGYKRVKPFLFNNEEQVNSLKTKISELEQLVQTYYQKWQSIKEKLITLNNELEQKQLHLGKFQQSKQSNEQKQRIIEQEYQHLTKKKMRVSDDFNQQLDERLILENKISNLKLEKLKITEQQQTQRTLRETYSNQLYSLTLEIKKMRTEYKNQEKLLQEYNYQKLAIDNCLQQNLERLAQEYRLTYEYGYEKYGQDPIGDIKEVREQIILLRQELQDLGPVNIDAISEYETINERYQFLKEQEQELNNGKKQLLNAIKDMDEIMITRFDTTIKDINKVLPETFKVLFAGGTASLVYTDPNNILETGIDILVNLPGKTITNLNLLSGGEKSLVALAVLFAILKARPLPIVILDEVEAPLDVANVERFAKYLKSFATETQFIVITHRPGTMENCDTLYGTTMQSKGVTKMVAIRLEQAKNLVTSAN, encoded by the coding sequence ATGGTGTTTTTAAAAAGATTAGAAGCGTATGGATTTAAATCATTTGCTAAGCCAACAAAAATAGTTTTTGAGCACGGTATTATTGGTGTTGTGGGACCTAATGGTTCTGGTAAGTCTAATATTAATGATGCTATTCGTTGAGTATTGGGCGAACAATCAATTAAATCATTACGGGGTGATAATATTCAAGATATTATTTTTCAAGGTAGTAGTGAATATCCACAGTTAAATATGGCGGAAGTTAAATTAATTTTTAATAATAAAAAACGCATTTTTCCTATTGACTTTGATGAAGTAGAAATAACTAGAAGAGTTTATCGTGATAATAATGAGAATGAATATTCAATTAATAAAAGTCGTAGCAGATTAAAGGATGTTCAAGAATTAGTATTAGGTACTGGTTTAAGTAAAGGTTCATTAGCTATTATTAATCAAGGTAATGTCGCTAATTTTTCACAAGTTAAACCAGAAGAAAGAAGATTATTGTTTGAAGAAGCAGCTAATGTATCTAAGTATAAAAAACGCAAATTAGAGTCAGTTCGGAAATTAGAAAAAACTGAAGAAAATTTAGTTCGCATTAATGACATCATTATTGAGATGGAAAGAAATATTAATTATTTGCGTCGTCAAGCTAAAAAAGCACAAGAATATGTTACTAAAAAAGAACAATTGACAACTATTGAAGTGGCTATTTTAGTAAAAGATATTACTAGTCAGTATGAAGGGCTTCGTGATTTACAATTAGAAATTAAAAGATATACTTCTCAAACTGAAGATTTAAGTGTTCAAATTACTAATTATGATAATAAAATTAATTTGTTGCAAGAAAATATTTTTACTATTGATAATAAAATGCAACAATTCGGACAACAATTAGATGAACATCTTAATCAATTAGAACTATTACAAAATGAAAAAATTTCACAACAAAATGAAAAGCAAGTTAATAGTAATAATCAAGTTCAAGATTTAGAACAAGATGCTAATAATATTAATCAAGAAATTTTACAACAAACTAAATTAATTACTGAACAGCAAAATATGATTGATGATTTTCAAAAACAAAGAATTTTATTAAATGAAGATTTAGAAGTTGCTGTTAAAAAGTATAATCTTTTAAATAAGGAAATTTATGAATTAAAAAGTAAACAAGATTATTTAGTTGATTTGCAAAGTAATAATACTTATTATTATCAGGGTGTTAAAACAATTTTAAATAATCGACTTCATTTAACAGGAATTATTGATACTATTGATCGATTAATTAATGTTCCTAGTATTTATCAATTAGCTATTCAAGAAGCCTTATCTAGCAGTATGCAACATATTGTTGTTGAAAAGGATAGTGATGCTATTCGTGCAATTCAATTTTTAAAAGCTAATGAAGGTGGAATTGCAACATTTTTACCTTTAAATAGTTTACGGATTCAAATGATTAATAATGAGGATTTATCATTATTAAAAACTCAAAAAGGTTTTATTGGCATTGCTTATGAATTATTAACTACTAATGTTAAGTTTGAACCAGTAATGCGTTTTTTATTAGGAAGAATAATTATTGTTGAGAGTTTAGCACAAGCAAATGAAATTGCTCATTTGACTTATCGGAAGTATCATATTATTACTTTACAAGGTGATGTTATTCGCCCTGGGGGCAGTATTAGTGGTGGTTACAAAAGAGTTAAGCCATTTTTATTTAATAATGAAGAGCAAGTTAATAGTTTAAAAACTAAAATTAGTGAATTAGAACAATTAGTTCAAACTTATTATCAAAAATGGCAAAGTATTAAAGAGAAACTAATAACATTAAATAATGAATTAGAACAAAAACAATTGCATTTAGGTAAGTTTCAACAAAGTAAACAAAGTAATGAACAAAAACAAAGAATAATTGAACAAGAATATCAACATTTAACAAAGAAAAAAATGCGAGTTAGTGATGATTTTAATCAACAACTTGATGAGCGACTAATATTGGAAAATAAAATTAGTAATTTAAAGTTAGAAAAATTAAAAATTACTGAGCAACAACAAACACAAAGAACTTTGCGAGAAACTTATAGTAATCAATTATATTCATTAACTTTAGAAATAAAAAAAATGCGTACTGAATATAAAAATCAAGAGAAACTATTACAAGAATATAATTATCAAAAGTTAGCAATTGATAATTGTTTACAACAAAATTTAGAAAGATTAGCGCAAGAATATCGTTTAACTTATGAATATGGTTATGAAAAGTATGGTCAAGACCCGATTGGTGATATTAAAGAAGTTCGTGAACAAATTATTTTATTACGCCAAGAATTACAAGATTTAGGGCCAGTAAATATTGATGCTATTTCTGAATATGAAACAATTAATGAACGATATCAATTTTTAAAAGAACAAGAACAAGAATTAAATAATGGTAAAAAACAATTACTTAATGCTATTAAAGATATGGATGAAATTATGATAACTCGTTTTGATACGACCATTAAAGATATTAATAAGGTTTTGCCAGAAACTTTTAAAGTTCTTTTTGCTGGTGGCACTGCTAGTTTAGTATATACTGATCCTAATAATATTTTAGAAACCGGAATTGATATTTTAGTAAATTTACCAGGAAAAACTATTACTAACTTGAATTTATTATCAGGTGGTGAGAAATCACTAGTAGCTTTAGCAGTGCTTTTTGCAATTTTAAAGGCACGACCTTTACCAATTGTTATTCTTGATGAAGTGGAAGCGCCATTAGATGTTGCCAATGTTGAAAGATTTGCTAAGTATTTAAAGTCTTTTGCTACGGAAACACAATTTATTGTTATTACGCATCGCCCAGGAACAATGGAAAACTGTGATACATTGTATGGCACAACAATGCAAAGTAAAGGTGTTACTAAAATGGTTGCTATTAGATTAGAACAAGCAAAAAATTTAGTTACTTCTGCTAATTAA
- a CDS encoding IS3 family transposase (programmed frameshift) — protein sequence MGNKTSYSEEFKKQIVMLYKNDKNVINLGKEYNLPKPTIYSWIKNYNNSGSFKAKDNRTVEENELIYLRKENQQLRMENDIFKASSTDNREKITIINNNKNKYSVRKICKILVNLKSTYYYQTNKCTKFDVNNYEQEVISAFNKSRKIYGARKIKAVLIRKNIILSRRKIRFIMIKNNLVSKYTKLKYCNHKKTVNNDEINNVLNRQFNDKKPNEVVVSDLTYVQVGTKWHYICLLIDLFNREVIGYSAGPNKTAELVQQAFHKITRPLNKITLFHTDRGNEFKNKIIDEILITFKIKRSLSSKGCPYDNAVAEATYKTFKTEFINGKKFANLTQLKCELFDFVNWYNNIRIHGSLNYLTPVEFRKYQST from the exons ATGGGAAATAAAACCTCATACTCTGAAGAATTTAAAAAACAAATTGTAATGCTATACAAAAATGACAAAAATGTTATTAATTTAGGGAAAGAATATAATTTACCAAAACCAACTATTTATAGTTGAATTAAAAATTATAATAATTCTGGGTCATTTAAAGCAAAAGATAATCGCACTGTCGAAGAAAATGAATTAATTTACTTGCGAAAAGAAAACCAACAATTACGAATGGAAAATGACATTT TTAAAGCAAGCAGCACTGATAATCGGGAAAAAATAACAATAATTAATAACAACAAAAATAAATATTCAGTGAGGAAAATATGTAAGATTTTAGTAAACCTAAAATCAACATATTATTATCAAACTAATAAATGCACCAAGTTTGATGTTAATAATTATGAACAAGAAGTTATCAGTGCATTTAATAAAAGTCGCAAGATTTATGGTGCTCGTAAAATTAAAGCTGTTTTAATAAGAAAAAATATCATTTTATCACGACGAAAAATCCGATTCATTATGATCAAAAATAATTTGGTTTCTAAATACACCAAGTTAAAATATTGTAATCATAAAAAAACAGTTAATAATGACGAAATTAATAATGTTTTAAATCGTCAATTTAATGACAAAAAACCAAATGAAGTTGTTGTTAGTGATTTAACATATGTTCAAGTTGGCACTAAATGACATTATATTTGTTTATTAATTGACTTGTTTAATCGCGAAGTAATTGGCTATAGTGCTGGGCCAAATAAAACTGCTGAATTAGTTCAACAAGCTTTTCACAAGATAACACGACCATTAAATAAAATAACTTTATTTCATACTGATCGTGGTAATGAGTTTAAAAATAAAATTATTGATGAAATTTTAATAACCTTTAAAATTAAAAGATCATTAAGCTCCAAAGGATGCCCATATGATAATGCTGTTGCTGAAGCAACTTACAAAACCTTTAAAACCGAATTTATTAACGGTAAAAAATTTGCAAACTTAACACAACTAAAATGCGAACTATTTGATTTTGTTAATTGATATAACAATATTCGAATTCATGGCAGTTTAAATTATTTAACTCCCGTTGAATTTAGAAAATACCAGTCTACATAA
- a CDS encoding IS30 family transposase, with translation MGYKHLGIDERIYIENQLKFKVKISEIAKNLNRSINTINREVNRNKDNNHYFSLIAQNKAENRKQLHVYFHKFKNRELVKYVQQKLLLGWSPEQIYGRIKNFHQEWIISFKTIYNWIYSGLLEKVTSKNLRRKGKKRKSQENRGKFNGKSIKERNVNNRITLGHWEGDTVVSSRGKSKSCLITLVERTSRFTLAILVENRTTKVINKNISHYLSILPNNLVKTITFDRGKEFANWQQLEKNLNVKIYFADAYSPWQRGTNENTNGLIREKFPKKFNFSNTTKNAVHKFILSLNQRPRKILNYLSPIEYLVRKII, from the coding sequence ATGGGATACAAACATCTTGGCATAGATGAAAGAATTTATATTGAGAATCAATTGAAATTTAAAGTAAAAATTAGTGAAATAGCTAAAAATCTTAATCGAAGTATTAATACTATTAATCGAGAAGTTAATAGAAATAAAGATAATAATCATTATTTTTCATTAATTGCACAAAATAAAGCAGAAAATAGAAAACAATTACATGTTTATTTTCATAAATTTAAAAATAGAGAATTAGTAAAATATGTACAACAAAAATTATTATTAGGTTGATCGCCTGAACAAATTTATGGCAGAATTAAAAATTTTCATCAAGAATGAATTATTAGTTTTAAAACAATTTACAATTGAATTTATTCTGGATTACTTGAAAAGGTTACTAGTAAAAATTTAAGAAGAAAAGGTAAGAAACGAAAATCTCAAGAAAATCGGGGTAAATTTAATGGTAAATCCATTAAAGAACGAAATGTTAATAATCGCATAACTCTTGGCCATTGAGAAGGTGATACTGTAGTATCATCACGAGGTAAAAGTAAATCATGTTTAATAACTTTAGTTGAAAGAACATCAAGATTTACTTTAGCAATATTAGTTGAAAATAGAACTACTAAAGTTATTAACAAAAATATTAGTCATTATTTATCAATTCTTCCAAATAATCTTGTTAAGACTATAACATTTGATAGGGGTAAAGAATTTGCTAATTGACAACAACTTGAAAAAAATTTAAATGTGAAAATTTATTTTGCTGATGCATATTCACCTTGACAAAGAGGTACTAATGAAAATACTAATGGTTTAATTAGAGAAAAATTTCCTAAAAAATTTAATTTTTCAAACACTACTAAAAATGCAGTTCATAAATTTATATTGTCTTTAAACCAAAGACCAAGAAAAATACTAAATTATCTTTCGCCAATCGAATATTTGGTTAGAAAAATAATTTAG
- the rnc gene encoding ribonuclease III, translating to MFIEEIKILLKAFNLEPRNINLYEQALTHSSYANEKQLNYNYQRLEFLGDAVLQMYTTLYLYRINDDLNEGELTIWRSQIVREETLAQVCRFYKMNEYIRLGKGEIQTGGREKDSILGDVFEAIVGAIYLDLGQQAVNTFLMQTLFNKIKDKSIYLVKDYKTLLQEYLQTERQDPIEYKVIFEHKDKNSYQYVAIVKSGDIIFGKGSGSSHSKAEQAAAKDAYLKLVKVVK from the coding sequence ATGTTTATTGAAGAAATTAAAATTTTGTTAAAAGCATTTAATTTAGAACCACGAAATATTAATTTATATGAACAAGCTTTGACTCATAGTTCATATGCTAATGAAAAGCAATTAAATTATAATTATCAACGATTAGAATTTTTAGGTGATGCGGTGTTGCAAATGTATACAACATTATATTTATATCGAATAAATGATGATTTAAATGAAGGCGAGTTAACAATTTGGCGAAGTCAAATTGTTAGAGAAGAAACCTTAGCACAAGTGTGTAGATTTTATAAGATGAATGAATATATTCGCTTAGGTAAAGGCGAAATTCAAACGGGTGGTCGTGAAAAAGATAGCATTTTAGGTGATGTTTTTGAAGCGATTGTCGGTGCTATTTATTTAGATTTAGGCCAACAAGCGGTTAATACATTTTTAATGCAAACATTATTTAATAAAATTAAAGATAAAAGTATTTATTTAGTTAAAGATTATAAAACTTTATTACAAGAATATTTACAAACTGAACGCCAAGATCCTATTGAATATAAAGTTATTTTTGAACATAAAGATAAAAATAGTTATCAATATGTTGCTATTGTAAAAAGTGGTGACATTATTTTTGGTAAGGGAAGTGGTAGTTCACATAGTAAAGCTGAGCAAGCAGCTGCAAAAGATGCTTATTTAAAATTAGTTAAGGTTGTTAAATAA